In Xyrauchen texanus isolate HMW12.3.18 chromosome 27, RBS_HiC_50CHRs, whole genome shotgun sequence, one genomic interval encodes:
- the LOC127620722 gene encoding PRA1 family protein 3-like — translation MVDFQPPPFRTLDDYLLGSARFAVPDVRNLDRWNNRIINNLLYFQSNYFASAVSLLLIVGYFQPFQLILGATVVILLFLGFVWAAENKAVVRRFRRNHPSLCLAAILGSSYLLLSVLGGVAAFLFGITFPILMILIHASVRLRSLKNKLENKLESIGLKRTPMGLLLEALGQEQEAGS, via the exons ATGGTGGACTTCCAGCCTCCGCCTTTCAGAACATTAGACGATTATCTTCTGGGTTCGGCCAGATTCGCCGTGCCTGATGTTCGGAACTTAGACCGGTGGAATAACCGGATAATAAACAACTTGCTGTATTTCCAGTCAAACTATTTTGCATCCGCCGTGTCATTGCTGCTCATAGTCGG GTATTTCCAGCCATTCCAGCTGATTCTTGGGGCAACAGTTGTGATTCTTCTGTTCTTGGGGTTTGTCTGGGCTGCTGAAAATAAGGCTGTAGTTCGGCGGTTCCGGAGGAATCATCCATCCCTCTGTCTAGCTGCAATCTTGGGCTCCAGTTACCTCCTTCTGTCCGTTTTAGGAGGAGTAGCTGCTTTCCTCTTTGGCATTACCTTCCCCATTTTAA TGATCCTTATCCATGCCTCAGTAAGACTCCGAAGCCTTAAGAATAAACTGGAAAACAAGCTGGAGAGTATAGGATTGAAGAGGACGCCCATGGGCCTGCTACTGGAAGCGCTGGGACAGGAACAAGAGGCTGGATCATAG
- the LOC127620992 gene encoding mitochondrial import inner membrane translocase subunit Tim17-B-like codes for MEEYAREPCPWRIVDDCGGAFTMGAIGGGVFQSVKGFRNAPVGVRHRLRGSANAVRVRAPQIGGSFAVWGGLFSTIDCGLVLLRGKEDPWNSITSGAMTGAILAARNKFSGPLAMVGSAMMGGILLALIEGFGILLTRYTAQQFQNSSPIVEDPSQLPPKGGG; via the exons tCCATGGAGGATAGTTGATGACTGTGGGGGTGCATTTACCATGGGGGCCATTGGTGGTGGTGTGTTCCAGTCTGTTAAAGGTTTTCGTAATGCCCCTGTG GGTGTACGACACAGGCTGAGAGGGAGTGCAAATGCTGTGAGAGTTAGAGCACCACAAATTGGAg GTAGTTTTGCTGTATGGGGTGGACTCTTTTCCACCATAGACTGTGGTTTAGTGCTTCTACGTGGCAAAGAAGACCCTTGGAACTCAATCACCAGTGGAGCCATGACTGGAGCTATACTGGCTGCACGCAATAAGTTTA GTGGACCTCTTGCTATGGTGGGCTCTGCAATGATGGGTGGAATCCTGCTTGCCCTAATTGAGGGCTTTGGGATACTCCTTACTAGATACACAGCACAGCAGTTTCAGAATT CGAGTCCCATTGTGGAAGACCCAAGTCAGCTTCCCCCGAAAGGAGGAGGATAG